Part of the Ammospiza nelsoni isolate bAmmNel1 chromosome 25, bAmmNel1.pri, whole genome shotgun sequence genome, ACAGCTCTGACAGGTAGAACCCGATAAAGTCCAGCTAATGCCTGCAGAAAAGCACTGGGGGAAAACAAATCCCTGACCTAAATTGGATTAATATGCAAATCCAGTGATTAGCACACTCAACCAGTGCAGGTAGCGCGTgggaggctgtgctgaggcaggGATTTATCCCTGGCCATGCTCCTTCATCtgcaaacatttatttatttcagtgtaaTCAATCTGATTACAGTCAATCAAAGTGCTGCACCTTCATGGGGTTTGACAGGATTTTGTAGTGCTGTggaatttctttaaataataatGTGTAATGTAGGTGGTTTTCTGGGTTCTGGAGATTCTGGgttctgatttttaattttttgaacaAAATCTGAAGGGATTCAAGTTGagaagaagtttggggaaatgTGCCCCacgtggggcagctctgccagccagagcaggaggggaaagggaagtGAAGGTGAAGAGAAGTCTCAGAACAGGAATTTCACTTCTGTCCCGTCAAAGCTCGGGTCCTCTTTGTAAACCACAAATGTCAGCGATGCGTttgcagggctcagagcagccccagcacaggtaCAAATGCTGCACCCTGCTCTGGTCCCCAGGACGTGGAGAACAGCTTCTTCATGAACGTCAACGCGCAGTTGAGCGACGTGTGCGGGCAGCTGGCCCGGGACCCGCAGCTGCAGCGCGGCTACAACGCCATGGGCTTCTCCCAGGGAGGCCAGTTCCTGTGAgtctgctctctgctccagcccgggggctctggggggctcAGATCCTCCGTTGTGATCTTTCAGAAGTGCTCAGCAGACACAAAATGTTAAATTCCTAAAGGCAGGAGTGCTCCAAGGGGGCGGgttgtgttttcctgctctcccaggcagGGTTAAATCCCCTGGCAAGTGTTGCAGCAGTGCCCAAGCCCACACAGAACCTGCACAGACTCACAGTTCCTGTAAGTCTGcactctgctccagcccaggggctctgggggggtCAGATCCTCATTTATAGCCCTTTAGAAGTGCTCAGCAGACACAAAATGTTAATTCCTGAAAGCAGGattgtggtgttgtgaggtccccaggatgagtgagagatgagaattaactccatgttctcagaaggctgatatatattacattacattacattgcattgcattgcattaaTTACATAAATTACatcatatcatataatatcttatattaattacattaattatattatattatattatattatattatattatattatattatattatattatattatattactatactaaagaaagagaaaggagacatcagaaggcaagaaaataatgataataaaaacctgtgacagaCTCAGAGTccgacacagctggctgtgattggccattaattaaaaacaattcacatgtttggataaacaatctccagaccacattccagagGAGAAAACATGAAGAAACTGAGgtttttcagcttcccaggaaaagaaatcctggtgaggggatttttcataaaatatcacagtgacacaGGAGTGCTCCAAGGGGGCAGgttctgttttcctgctcttccaggCAGGGTTCAAGTCCCTTGGCAAGCCCACACAGAACTGTCAGAAtgagagcacacagcctcaagctgcaccaggggaaatttaggttggatatcaggaaaaagatttttacacaaagggtgataaagttctggaatgttctgcccagggaggtgctggagtctccatccctgggggtgtttgacaaagcctggatgtggcactgggtgccaggggtgaGCTGAGGGGTTGGGGcatggacttgatgatcttttaggtcttttccaacccgGTGATTCTGAGAATTCTGTGAATTTGTGTTGTCTTTGCTCTTCCCCACAGGAGGGCTGTGGCCCAGAggtgccctgctcctcccatgCTCAGCCTCATCTCCGTTGGAGGACAGCACCAAGGTAGTGTCtgccccctggcacagctcctgggcaccttTGGGGGCTCTTCCCTAGACTCTGATCACTTTCTCACCAGTTAAATTGTCCCTTTGTTCCTGGCTGGATCTGGTGATGTCTTTGGCCCAATTAGTGTTTGCTGATTTCATTATCTTGATCTTGCTTAATTGGCAGTGGAAAGGAACCTCTGTCTTCTGCCTGGGTAGGATTCTTACCCACCTTGGGAGCTCTTGGGATGAGTTATTTTGTGAGGAAATTCCTACAGAAATTGTGAAAATTGTGAAACTGAACCTTCTGGGTCACGAGGGTATTTTACAGTCAGCATCCTGAAGCTGACTGTAAAATCAGCTGCTTGTTTGGGGGGACATTTCCCTGCAAAGCCCCAAGGAGAGGGACTTGTAAAAAGGAATTTAAGAGTGAATTCCAGATACTCTGCCCTGAgaatcccacagctcctggagctgtttgtgtGTAGCAGAGAGGGAGGATTAGTGGGgaacccccagcacccccatcCCTTATCTGtgccccagctcagggcaggaggggctgtgtgagatCTTGCAGGGCCAAAATCTGCCTGATCCCCGGGGTGactgtgctcctgctgtgcaAGAGGAGGctcctgtgcagcaggagggcCCAGGTTGGTGactggctctggctctggctctgtccTGCCCAGGGGTTTATGGATTCCCTCGCTGCCCCGGGGAGAGCTCCCACCTGTGCGACTGGATCCGCAGAACCCTGGACCTGGGGGCCTACAGCaaggcagtgcaggagcagtgAGTACATCCCCAGTGTTGCCAGTTTTCCTCCTTCTGGGCTCCACAGACTCCCAGCTGCCAGTGGGGGttcagcacagaaacaaaaggcagcagcacGGGCCTGGGGGGGAACTTTATTTAACTTTATTTAACTTTATTTGATGGTAAAACTCCCCAAGTCCTGGATCCCAGGCTCCAAACTGAGAACAACACTTTTTTCTCTAGGggtattattaattattttgtaattagGTTGTTAAATCGTACCTGGAGGGTTGAGAGTTGATTacttgtgatggtgttcacaggggtctcagggtgagggaagacatgaggatctgactccatgtttcagaaggctgatttattgttttatgatatatattacattaaaactatactaaaagaatagaagaaaagatttcatcagaaggctggctaagaataaaaaaagaatgaataacaatGGTTTGTGACTCAGCtttctgtctgagccagctgactgtgattggccattaattagaaacaaccacatgagaccaatcccagatgcacctgttgcattccacagcagcagataaccattgtttgcattttgttcctgaggcctcccagcttctcaggaggagcAATCCTAAGGACAGagttttccataaaagatgtctgtgataGTCAGTAATTCATTGATTGTCTAGGGAGGGTGGTAATagagctgggaatgttttgAGATGAGGATTAGTGGGATTCCTAGGAAGGACGGGCTTGAAAATTGGTGGAAGAAGCTGAAGTTCATGGTCAGGTTCAGGGGGAAGTGCTTGGAGCAATGGGTGGTTTGCTAGAGGGGGATTTATTGATACCAATGACAGAAGTTTGGGTTGGATAATTGAAGAGAAAATGAGTCATGAGGTGAGCATGATAAAAAATCAGGGGCTGGGGTTTAGTTGAGGCATACATAGTGTGAGGGCAAACAACAGCTTATAAACAGGGGGAGGTCTCAGGGGAGGATACAGCCTTTAATCAGGAGAACTGGGGGTGGAACACAGGGCAGGGAATACAATGTGTACACCAGTGAAGGATTGCAAGGCAGGAGAACAGCTTAAGTAAACTAATGGGTTTGGAAGGATACAACACTGAGGGAGAGTGAGAAAGGTTCTGGGGAAAGGGGTAGGAGGTTTGAAACTCGGCAGGGAGTAGGTAGgtaccaaacaaacaaactgacACTTAACTAAACTGAATAACAATAAAAGACAAGTCTGTGCCACTCTAAAGACAGAGGGAGGAAAATACAGAGGGATTACAAGACTACAAATGAAACACTGAACAtgccaaataaaaaaacactaaaacaccccagggcaggctcaggagcagctctgcctctccaggctgagctttgctttgtcccctctgcagcttgGTGCAGGCAGAGTATTGGCATGACCCATTGAAGGAGGAGGAGTAcaggaaaaacagcattttcctggCTGACATCAACCAGGAGAGGGTAAGGACACTCTGCCCTCTGAGGGCTCAGGCTGAGCAGTTTCCCtctctctgggctctgcagtggcTTGGATGTGTTCTGCTTCCATCCAGGGCATCAATGAGACCTACAAGAAGAacctgatggctctgaagaaGTTTGTGATGGTGAAATTCCTCAATGATACCATGGTGGACCCTCCAATCTCTGAGGTGAGGAAGGCAGGGCAGCTCTTGGGGCTTCCTTGTCTCTGGTTTGTCCTTTGGTGGCAGCCTGGGCACAAACCCAGCCTGACACTGCCCTGGAAGCCCCCTT contains:
- the PPT1 gene encoding palmitoyl-protein thioesterase 1, translating into MAALRVAVPVLALLGLCPGPAAAAAPLVIWHGMGDSCCNPVSMGYIKKLVEKKIPGIYVLSLKIGSSLIQDVENSFFMNVNAQLSDVCGQLARDPQLQRGYNAMGFSQGGQFLRAVAQRCPAPPMLSLISVGGQHQGVYGFPRCPGESSHLCDWIRRTLDLGAYSKAVQEHLVQAEYWHDPLKEEEYRKNSIFLADINQERGINETYKKNLMALKKFVMVKFLNDTMVDPPISEWFGFYKSGQAKETIPLQETSLYKEDRLGLQQMDKAGKLVFLGVQGDHLHFSEEWFDSTILPFLQ